The sequence below is a genomic window from Coffea arabica cultivar ET-39 chromosome 4c, Coffea Arabica ET-39 HiFi, whole genome shotgun sequence.
CTTCCTTGCATCTCCCGATAATCACTCTGATAGTTCGGTCAATGTCTTCCTCATCTCTATAATCTGAATTAACGCTGAATCTATTCGAAACAGTACGATCTACTTCCAAACTTGATGGGCAGTTAAGGAATCTGTCCAGTGGAAGATCAGCCGCAACTTCTGATCCTTCAAGGGGAGTTGCTTTTGTAGCAGCGGTAGAAGTAGGTTTCCTTTTCAAGAGCCTTGTCAACTCTTTCTGTAGTTGTCCAACTTCTTCAGGTGTGAATTCTGTTAAATCGTCAGGAGATGAGCATTGCTCATGATCTTCCTGAAGGATTTCATGACTATCAGTTTCTGCAGTATGGGCAGCGCGTTGGATCTCTTCGTCTTCCCTTCGATCTCTGTTACCAAATGTTCCGATCGCCAGCAACCCGTTAGACCAGCCGCTGAATTTTTCTTTGCCGGgttcttcaaattttgtttGATCTGCATGTTCAAGGAAAAATTAGATCAAGGCAACATAGGTGCTAGCTTCTTGCTATAATCAATCTAATGAATCTTCATCATATATGTCCTAACCGAGATTCAGCAAGCTCCTAAGTCTATTATGTTTAGCTTTCGCTACAGTGACAAATGATCATTTATCACAAGGAGACAAATTTGTCGCCCTGTGGAAACGTCTTTTACCAGGACGATTTCCAACACATCTCAATCTCCAagacttctctttcttttctgaaGGGAACAGAAAAATAAGTAATCAAGATTAACCCTCGAACTAGTTAACCTTTTGGGAGGATGCAACAGGCCATGTGACAGAAATACTACCTCTACAGTCTAGTTAACCTGCATGACCAGCAAACACGTAAATGTATGCCATGCCATGGAAAGTTTGGTCTGATATTATGTGTTTGCGATCTATTGTTTTCAAATTATTATTCTTAGACTGCGACCGAAGGAACAGCTTGGGAGAAGCAAGCATGCATGGGATGGAAGATGATGGGGGATGAAAACGTAATAACAAATAAACCACTCAACAACACAAGTTAAGAAAAATAAGTTCCTAGAGTACTCCGTAATAGATCCAGATTAAGAAAATCACATATACTTGTTCATACACTTGATCCTGTGGCATTTGAGGTCATTTTTACATATTATCAGGGGATCATGAATTCACAATAACAAACTATCACAAGtcaagttttcttccttgtcaaTGGGATGTTATACATGGACCTGAAAAGAGCACTCCGAAAACAGAAACATAAAGAACAAGAACAAGAGAAGCATAGGAAAATTAAGCTTGAAAAGAAAACACCTACTTGCTGCAGGAACTGCATTTGGCTTTTTGTTGGCTTGTCCGCCATTCAACTTATTTTGCATCCAGTTGAAGAACTGCAAAACAAGCCATACTTTAGTATTCCATCACCAAAACCAAAAACACCAAGCGGAAGGagcataaaaagaaaataaattctaCGTAACAGTAACGAGGCTCTGATCGATCGAGAACACTCATCTCCTTTCGCTGATTCTCACCTTCATTCTGCATAGACAACGTTGGCCGAAATGGTTTACTTATTGCTTGTTCCCACCTTGTGGAAGAGTTCCGGAGGCAGGAGAGTCAGGTATGGTCTATGGCCAAAACGCTGACAGAAATAGTAACATTTAACAGATCCTAGAAGCCAATTAGGGCTAGCTGAGCTTTGGGAGTACTGATCAGATAAATGatgatataaatatatatatatatatatatattggataTTGTTGTGATGAAAACCACGGCCAACCTGAGCTCCTTCCTATTGGTTCAAGTTCCTAAACGCGGCCTTTTGACAACTGAACTCATTTCCCACTCTACTTGCGCTGCCAACCTTAATATCCCCTCAAATCTACTGATCCTCACCAAATATACCATGAAGTTAGTTAGCCCACCACATTAGTACCACTGGCTAGAAAGACATCCACTTTTAACATTAGATGATGTTTAAGCCCATTTGTTAGGTTAGTCTTTATTATTAGTATTCCCACACATGGGTGAGGATTTTGCGGGCGTACTTGTGATGAATTCTAAGTCAGCATTCGTGGCACCGCTTAAGTCCATTCGAATGCAATTTGGTATTTCTTGAAGCAATTCTTTAAAAAGTTCTTCGATCTCGAAAAGAATTGATCCGATGGTCATGATGATGCCAGGGGTTGAAGCTGTAAACGTTGCTGCATTAGGACCTCACTTAACCGCTGCTGATCATGGGATTTTGTTAACTTTTAATGATTACTTTTATTCGTTTCTATGGACTAGCCTAATCTCAGGTTTGGTTCGTACTGCAAATAATCATCATTGGGAAGGGTGGAAGAATTGCTGGGACTGAGGCGCTGTACCGGAATGCATAGAATATTATGCAATTCTTTTCTTACTTTCTCCGTTTTCCCCCTTTCTAGTAGATTCACCTTTTGTAGAATGTTGAGCAATATTCCTCTTGCTCGACACAATATGCCTTATGGCAGCGTTGCGTGCGCGTTGTTTGGTTTCATTATGTATTAGTATTTCCTCCACCATTTTTTAGGTTAGTTGGTGAGTACGTGTAagttggacagaaaatttcttgaaatattATATGAAGTAATTACTGTTACATTTTTCTAACGTGACatgtgtaaaataaaaaaaaattaattacaaaatatGTTTGTAATGTACGCAAAATAATATTTAGAAATGGATGATATTGAGGCATGATATTGATGCGTGAGCTAGCATTTTTGCCTAAGCAAGCAATACACAAAGAAATGGATGGTATTTTTCTTATGAATAACCACTGGACTTTGcttaatatatttatttaatttacgCTTTATTTAccactttcaaaaaaaaaaaaatgcataaacTCACACCTATTGTGCAAActtctttaatttatttcatatcGCTTTG
It includes:
- the LOC113742402 gene encoding protein DEEPER ROOTING 1; protein product: MQNEGENQRKEMSVLDRSEPRYCYFFNWMQNKLNGGQANKKPNAVPAANQTKFEEPGKEKFSGWSNGLLAIGTFGNRDRREDEEIQRAAHTAETDSHEILQEDHEQCSSPDDLTEFTPEEVGQLQKELTRLLKRKPTSTAATKATPLEGSEVAADLPLDRFLNCPSSLEVDRTVSNRFSVNSDYRDEEDIDRTIRVIIGRCKEVCMENKKAAIGKKSISFLLKKMFVCRSGFAPAPSLRDTLQESRMEKLLRTMLSKKMYPQNASRASSMKRILEDRHTQKGAKEDETQDKIQEVCKWVKTDSEFIVLDLD